CCACCCCCGAGGGTTGCGCCGCCGCGTACTATCCCGAAACCAACGTTCTGGTCCCGCTCGATTCCAAGGCTGATGTCAGCGGAACCCCCACCTCCAAGTCAGTGGTCATCCGGTTGGAGCCCGTGGCCTGACCGTTCCTTCATCGATCCGTGAGGAATGGTCGCTTTGACAGATCAAAGCGACCATTCCTCACGGATCGATGGCTGCGAAGCGGCATTTCCTCCCTGATCACCGCAAAAGTACCCACTGGCCAGCCCCGTTGCTTCCTCCACAGGGCCGCCCTCCGCCGTTCTGTTCACAAATCCACCAATCATGGTGGAGTAGGACGCGGACAAGGCCGTCAATGGAGACATGAGAACTCCGAAACCGCTTCCCCTGCACCTTGTTGGCAGACCCTTCACGCTCGCTCAAGCTCTGCAAGCGGGTGTCACTCGCGGCCGAACCCGAGCCTCAGACCTTTCGACGCCGTACCGAGACGTCCGCCTGCCTCACCCCGCGGATGTCAGCCTGATTGAGCGGTGCAGGGCAGTCACCTCCGTGACTCCCACCAGTGTCATCAGCCACATCACCGCAGCCCAGCTCCATGAGTTTCGGCTCCCGTTCCGTTTCCTCAACATGCAGGACATTCACTTGTCGAAAAACCTGGGACAAGGCAGGCCACAGCGCAACCGGGTCTACGGCCACGAAATATCCTTGGTGCCGACTGACTATGCCGTAGTACGAGGCATTCCAGTCACGTCCGTGCAAAGAACACTCCTGGATATCGCACCCGAGCTCACAGTTGATGAACTCGTGGCCGTTGCGGACCAGATTGTTTGCGCCCACAACCGTAGTTTTGGCCCGCCAAAGCTCCCGTTGGTGGAAATCAGTGAGCTGCGCTCATACATTGATCAGCACCGCGGACTGCGCGGAATACGTAAGTTGGTGGCAGCGATGGAACTCGTCCGGGTCGGCTCGGATTCAGCACCTGAGAGCCAGCTCAGGCTGTGTATCCAGCGCTGGGCCCTTCCTGAGTTCATGTGCAACTATGAAATCAAGGACGCCGCAGGGACTCCCCAAGTTGCTCCGGATTTGTCCTGCCCTCGTTACCGCACCTGTGCTGAATATGACGGAGGCCATCATTTCAGTCCGGAACAACAGTCCAAGGACCACGACCGGAACTTCCTGACCACTTCTCTGGGATGGCACCAGAGCGTGATCAACAAGCACGACATGGGGAAAGGCGGGCTGGTAGCCATCACCAAAATAGCGCGAATGCTTGTTCTCGGAGGGTGGGACGATCCAGCGAATCTGGCCAGGCGCTCACTGCTCGGTCAGCTGCATGTCCGCAAGGACATCAGGTGACTGCGACACACCCCTTGGTCATCGATCCGTGAGAAAAGGTCCCTCTCACCACGCAGAACAGCCTTATCTCACGGATCGATGCGGCGGCCCAGCCAGTCCAGGGTCTGCTTCCAGAAGGTGTCCTGGTAGCGGCTGTGGAACAGCGCAAAATGGCCCAGTGAGCTCTCCCCGTAATCTGCCGGAAGCAAATGGATCACGCGGGAGGGACTGTTGGGTGTGTAGGAAAGCGCCCGATTCATAGCGGGAATGGTGGCGTATTCATCATCATTGGGCGCCAATGCCAAGATGGGGGCCCGCACAGCAGCTTGATGGGCTCGCAGGGAATCGCACAGGGAGCCCGCGGCTGCCGTTGTAAAGTCCTTGCGGGAACGTGCCCAGTCAAGAGCCACGCCAGCGGGCAGATCCTCCATGAGGCGCAGCCGCTTGGCCGGAAAATACCCCATCACGGCAACCAGTGGCAGCATCACGGCGGCACGTCCCCAGTGCCCGGCCTTGCGCCGCAGTGTGAGGTCGCGCCAGTAAGCATGCTGGGCGCCGACTGTCAGTATGCGTGAGAGCCCGGCCGCATGCTCCGCCATTCCCACACCGAAGCCGCCGAAACTGTGGCCAACGAAGTTCACAGGCAGCCCGCCCGAGTGTTCCATGGCCCACGCCAACACGGTGTCGATATCTTGGGAGCCCCACTGGTACCAGCGAATCCTTTGTCCACGCAGGGCCCCGCCGCGGGACTCGCCAATCCCCCGGTAGTCGAAGGTGACAGCGGCAAAACCGTTGGCAGCCAAGAAGGCAGCGTAGCGGTGGTAGTAAGTGGCCTTGACCGCTGTGGCACAGGCGATGACAACAGTGCCCCGCCGTTCCACGCCGCGGGGCACGTCAAAGACGGTGCCATGCAATGCCCGGCCGTCGGGGCAGGTAAAGACCCGCTCCGAGCCAGCACTCATTTCCACGGCAGGACCATCGCGGGCAGCGGCTCCCCCATTTTAGCTCCGTGCGGCGGCACCGCCATGACGCCGTCGGCCGCTGCGAGTCCGCGCATCATGGCTGAATCGGTGTGGGCGCATGGCGAGGCCAGGCCGTAGACCAGACGGTAGGGCATGATGCGGGTGGGCCCTGGGTTTTCCTTGATGGGTGAGCCACAAGGTACCTCGGTGAGTGCCGGCATCGGCAGGCTCCCGAGGCGGGCCAGCAGCGGTGCGCCCAGGGTCATGAGGCCAATCATGGCGGCCAGCGGGTTGCCGGGCAGGCCCACGATGAAGCGTCCATCGGGTAATTCGGCTAGCAAGGTGGGGTGGCCCGGGCGCATGGCGATGTGCGGAACGTGGAAAGTACCACCCATGGAGAGAATGGCTTCGCGGAGGAAATCGGCGCTGGAATGTCCGGTGGCGCCGGTGGTGACGACCACGTCGGCAGGATCGTCCTCGTCGTCGGCCAGGGCGTCCAGCATGGAGGCAAGGGTATCGGCCGCGCGCTGCAGGCCAACCACCGTGCCGCCCAACATGGCCACCACGGCGCCCAGCTGTGGCGAGAACGCGTCGCGCACAAATCCGGGTTCGGGAATTCCTGAGGCAACCACCTCATCGCCTGTCAGTACAATCTTGACGGCAGGGCGGCCAAGCACACGCAGTTCGTCGAGGCCTCCCAGCGCCGCCAATGCCACATGGGCCGGATTCAAGGTGGTGCCGGATTTGATCAACAATTCACGTTCCGGTGCTTCTTGGCCGGCAGGGCGGATGTGTTGTCCGTTCTTCGGCTCGCCCGGGCGGGCGCCGGCGCCAAGGACCAAAACTGGCAGGCCGTCGTCGTCCTTGGAAAGCTCACCCGATTCGCTGCGCAACACGGCCTTCGCACCCGTGGGAATCAGACCGCCGGTAACAATGGGAACGGCCTGGCCCGGGGACAGCCGGCTTCCAGGCTCGGCCAGAATCCACGGGGCGCTGCCAGCAACGGCCCACCCATCCATGGCCGAGGAGGCGTAGTGGGGCATGGGGTGGCCAGAAAACACGTCCGCGGCGAGAATTCGACCCACGGCCAGAGATAGCGGAACCGGATGCGCTGTTAGCGGTTCGGCGGCATTCCAGACAACATCGCGCGCTTCCTGCCAGGTGTGGGGCAGCACGGCAGAAGACAGCGCCGGTTCGTCGGCAGCGCCCGCAGCAGAGCTTGCCGTCCCTGCGGAGCTGGTTTCCTCCCCCATGGAAACGCTATTTTCCGGCAGAGTTCTCGGCGGCGGATTCCACGGCTGGAGCCTGCGCGGCCGCTAACTGCTTTGCCAACCCGAGGGCCGCCTTCATGGCCTTGGCCTCGGGAGCCTGTCCCGAACCCGCGGCCAAGCCGGCTGCCAGCCCCGCCACGAACGTGGTGAGCGGCGCGGCCGGACGCACGATCGAGTGCGCAGCGACGCCGGCAACATTCAGCACAGCATGAATGTCTACCTCGATGTCCCCAATTTCAAAGGCTTCCAACAACTTTTGGGTCCATTGTGCCAACAGCTCATCATGATTTTCCAACAGTGCGCCTTCCGTACCGGCAGACCCCGCCGCGATGCCCTGCGTGCGGGCGTCCGCCCAAGTGTCAATGTCGGCCGTCAGTGAAGCTGGGACGGCGCATTCCTTCATGTTCAGACTAGCAACTAGAGAGAAAACCGACGCGTTATCCAAACGGTGCGCCGCCCGCGCCGCAGCTGCCGCGGCCCGCAGCTGCGCCAATGGATAGATAGCTGCCAGCGGCTGCTTTTTCCCCTCGGACACCGCCATGACACCCTGCCCGGGAGTACATCCGCGCAATTCCTGTGCCAACAGCTGAGCCAGCTCACCCGCATGCGGCATGTCGCACGCCAGGACCAGCACATGACCAGAGCCACCGTCCCAGACCTCGGCACCCGCAGCAAGTCCGGCAGCCGGCCCCGAAAACGGTGGATTTTCCTGGACCCGCGTCACCTCGCTGGCGTGTTGGGCAGTCTCGAGCCACTGAGTAATCTTCTCTCCGGGACCCACGACGGCGATGCCTCCCGCCGCTGTGTCCGCACCGAGCGCTGCGTGTGCGCCCTCTTCCACGGGGCTCTGGAGGCCTGCGCTCTGATGGGCGCGGCTCTGATGGGCGGGGCTCTGGTGGGCTGCCGTCCGCAGGATGGCGCTCTTGTGGGTGGAGATTACATGGGAAGCCGCATCGACGGTGCGTGCCAGCAGAGTTTGGCCATCCATTATGAGCCCGGCTTTGGGCACCCCGCCAAGCCTGCGTGAGAGCCCGCCTGCGAGAATGAGCGCGCGCAGGGGTGCTTCTTGATGGTCAGTCATGTGGCCATCGTATCGGTCCGCTCGGTAGTGACGCTTCCGTGTCAGTGCTCCGTCCGGAGGATGCACGCTCGCGTGCCCCACCCAGAGGATACCGGCTTGATGTGCACTTGATGGCGGATCGCCGAGACACCAGAGAACTGTGTGAGCTACAGGCAGGAGCTATTCAACCGTGGCGGTCGCAGCACGGCAAGAACCCTGACGAACATATTTTATCCGGCCGGCGCCGCGGCGGGCCATGCACTCGATCCAGCTGGCCAACATCACCCAATGGACTGACCCTTTGGATGATGCCGAAAATTCCACGTCCCCGGGTCCTAAACTATTGGACAGCGATGGCCATGGAGGTGCTGTTCAGGGCAGGAGGGTGCGCCTAAATAAGCGCGGATGCGGGTTTAAACGCCAAAGCCCCGTCAAAAGACGGGGCTTTGAGCAAAAAGCTGGTGAAACTTAGTGACCCACGGCGATGAAGACGGGGGCTGAAGCTCCAGGAATAGAAGCTCCTGCGATCTTGGTGGTTCCCTGGTAACCGCCATGAACTGCCTGACCGTTGCCAATGTAAACAGCGATGTGAGCCAAGCCCACGCCACCATCTGCATAGTAGATCAAGTCGCCGGGCTGAGCTTCGCCCTGGGAAATGTTCCGGCCCTTATTCAGGTAGTCACCAGGCCAGCCAACCCAGGAAATCCCAGCGGCAGACAGAGCGTTGCGGACCAGCGCGGTGCAGTCCTGACCGACGCCGAGCTGAGCCAAGGCAGCGCTGGCAATGATTGCGCCGACTCCACTAGCAACCTGCTGCGTGGGGGCCTCAGGAGTGTTGATGGTTACAGTCGGAGCGGCGGCCGGAGCGGCTTCAGCAGCAACAGGTGCTGCGTCAACAGCTGCAGCGTCAGCAACAGCAACAGGTGCTGCGACTTCAGCCTGAACTTCGCTGGACTGTGCCTCTACAACTACCGGCTCTTCAACAACAGGAGCAGGGGTGGAGGTGATAGCGGGGGTGGCGAAGGAAATCTTCACCGTCGATGCTGCCGTGATCCCGGAAGCCAGTCCCGTGTTCAGGTTCATCGTTGTTGCACCGTCCGAAGTGCGCTCCACAGTGGGAGTAGCAGCATTTGCGGCGATACCGGAAGTCAATACCAGTCCTGAGGCTGCTGCGATAACAGCTGCCTGACGACCAACCCCGCCGACATTGGAAGTGACGGCTTTCGTGAGGGTGGAGATCGGACTGGTCTTAACAACCTCGGCGCGGTGGCGCCCGAGGGCAGTAATTGAAGCCAAGAAGGATTCCTCTCCCAAAGCCTGCGAGGTAAGCTGTCGGATTCGGATGGGAGTCACCCGGCCGCTCCACGTGGACTCACTGTTCAGGAATTGCTTCCTCATCAGTGATCGAACGCTTTGCGACTTCACCCCTAGGGTTTCGCAGGAAACACGAATCCCGATTATTGGTTCCCCCGCCCCTGCCAGACGATTGATACGAACGGACCATGAGTAGTGGCAGAGCTAGGCAATCGACTCATGCGCGCCAGCTTTATTCGAAGTTGGCGCGATTACGACGGTACAGCAGAATTTTCCCAATGTCACGTTCAGGTCACGGTCTTGTGACGAAGTCGTAATCAAGAAGGGGGTGTGGAGGAATTAAAGCCAACCCTTGGGGTCGACAACCTCGTCGTCAATGATGACCTCAAAGTGGAGGTGGGGCCCGGTGGATGCGCCGGTGGAACCGCTGAGTCCAACGATGTCTCCGCGTTCCACTTTCTGCCCAACCTTGACCAGGTTGGAGCTCATGTGGTTATAAGAGGTGGAGAGGCCGTTGCCGTGGTCGACCACTACGCGGTTGCCACCGCCGAAGTCGTGCCAGCCCGAGAATGTAACGGTTCCGCCTGCGGCTGCGAGTACTTCAGTGCCACTCGCGGTGGCGTAGTCCTGGCCGGTGTGGCGCTCATCTACCTGACCGGTGATGGGGCTGATGCGGTTACCAAATGGTGAGCTTTCAACCAAGGTCTTCAGCGGCGCTGACAGCGTGCCTTTGGAGGCCTGCGGGGTCACGTTAGATGCGTTGACCTCCAGCGTTGCCTTGAGCTGGCCGTCCGGGTTCAACGCACTGTTGATATCCGGTGTAGCGAAAGTAATGGGGATCGCAGAACCCGCTGTGACCTGTGTTTCCGCGGAAACAGCCGCTGCGGCCTCCAGGGGAATGTCTTCGGCGACATGCGCGGAAGGAAGTGTGACAGCCAGGACCAAGCCTGTAGCTGCCATGGCAACGCCCATTTTCTGGCCAGCGCCGCTGACGGCTCCGGCACGCAGCAGCGCGGCTACTGAAAGGCTGGATGGGGCAGTTGCACGCTCTGCGGCAATTGCTTCCCGACGGCTGCCGGGGACTTTCATGAGCTCATGCGTTACCGGCGACGACGACCGGCGTCGTCCCCGTGTTTTGACCTCTGACACTAAAAACCTCTCTGATTAAGCACCTGCGAAGTTAGCTGTCGGATTCGGATCAGAGAGTGTATCTTTTGACCCGGCCCAAAGCTCTTA
The Arthrobacter alpinus genome window above contains:
- a CDS encoding alpha/beta fold hydrolase; amino-acid sequence: MSAGSERVFTCPDGRALHGTVFDVPRGVERRGTVVIACATAVKATYYHRYAAFLAANGFAAVTFDYRGIGESRGGALRGQRIRWYQWGSQDIDTVLAWAMEHSGGLPVNFVGHSFGGFGVGMAEHAAGLSRILTVGAQHAYWRDLTLRRKAGHWGRAAVMLPLVAVMGYFPAKRLRLMEDLPAGVALDWARSRKDFTTAAAGSLCDSLRAHQAAVRAPILALAPNDDEYATIPAMNRALSYTPNSPSRVIHLLPADYGESSLGHFALFHSRYQDTFWKQTLDWLGRRIDP
- a CDS encoding molybdopterin molybdotransferase MoeA, with translation MGEETSSAGTASSAAGAADEPALSSAVLPHTWQEARDVVWNAAEPLTAHPVPLSLAVGRILAADVFSGHPMPHYASSAMDGWAVAGSAPWILAEPGSRLSPGQAVPIVTGGLIPTGAKAVLRSESGELSKDDDGLPVLVLGAGARPGEPKNGQHIRPAGQEAPERELLIKSGTTLNPAHVALAALGGLDELRVLGRPAVKIVLTGDEVVASGIPEPGFVRDAFSPQLGAVVAMLGGTVVGLQRAADTLASMLDALADDEDDPADVVVTTGATGHSSADFLREAILSMGGTFHVPHIAMRPGHPTLLAELPDGRFIVGLPGNPLAAMIGLMTLGAPLLARLGSLPMPALTEVPCGSPIKENPGPTRIMPYRLVYGLASPCAHTDSAMMRGLAAADGVMAVPPHGAKMGEPLPAMVLPWK
- a CDS encoding DUF6457 domain-containing protein, whose amino-acid sequence is MTDHQEAPLRALILAGGLSRRLGGVPKAGLIMDGQTLLARTVDAASHVISTHKSAILRTAAHQSPAHQSRAHQSAGLQSPVEEGAHAALGADTAAGGIAVVGPGEKITQWLETAQHASEVTRVQENPPFSGPAAGLAAGAEVWDGGSGHVLVLACDMPHAGELAQLLAQELRGCTPGQGVMAVSEGKKQPLAAIYPLAQLRAAAAAARAAHRLDNASVFSLVASLNMKECAVPASLTADIDTWADARTQGIAAGSAGTEGALLENHDELLAQWTQKLLEAFEIGDIEVDIHAVLNVAGVAAHSIVRPAAPLTTFVAGLAAGLAAGSGQAPEAKAMKAALGLAKQLAAAQAPAVESAAENSAGK
- a CDS encoding NlpC/P60 family protein, which encodes MASITALGRHRAEVVKTSPISTLTKAVTSNVGGVGRQAAVIAAASGLVLTSGIAANAATPTVERTSDGATTMNLNTGLASGITAASTVKISFATPAITSTPAPVVEEPVVVEAQSSEVQAEVAAPVAVADAAAVDAAPVAAEAAPAAAPTVTINTPEAPTQQVASGVGAIIASAALAQLGVGQDCTALVRNALSAAGISWVGWPGDYLNKGRNISQGEAQPGDLIYYADGGVGLAHIAVYIGNGQAVHGGYQGTTKIAGASIPGASAPVFIAVGH
- a CDS encoding M23 family metallopeptidase → MKVPGSRREAIAAERATAPSSLSVAALLRAGAVSGAGQKMGVAMAATGLVLAVTLPSAHVAEDIPLEAAAAVSAETQVTAGSAIPITFATPDINSALNPDGQLKATLEVNASNVTPQASKGTLSAPLKTLVESSPFGNRISPITGQVDERHTGQDYATASGTEVLAAAGGTVTFSGWHDFGGGNRVVVDHGNGLSTSYNHMSSNLVKVGQKVERGDIVGLSGSTGASTGPHLHFEVIIDDEVVDPKGWL